A window from Salvia miltiorrhiza cultivar Shanhuang (shh) chromosome 2, IMPLAD_Smil_shh, whole genome shotgun sequence encodes these proteins:
- the LOC131008977 gene encoding uncharacterized protein LOC131008977 has translation MKSECFSWITQILNKIRGNNDDYFAYEDETSILLKKRPLLLQPPKPQPRRRRPPILRYFCPKNLRLYIIDGDSEKECKLPGGGFKNATFVASCNGLVLLSSTHRDRIQYGVFNPLSDEAITIIQPPAGIPTPQPCAFFFHPGAKEHRILAVGGKRDPDLGYEYQIYSFQTRRWRPIANPYFRFRPWKSELDSVDGSPAAANGALHWYTGVITVFDVMSEELTVKVLPFVDYLLKLVYFNGYLVTRGEEEELCFCVVGRREAAVEVWVLEDYGKWRWCRKWKIDLSWDASKYPVMEPRCVTASYHVVRVVGFEKDEVVLFWRHRGLFVYNLNFRSVERVWMKKQEMSKDYCRQIYYDHYCGFAPYNVARD, from the coding sequence ATGAAGTCTGAATGCTTTTCTTGGATCActcaaattctcaacaaaattaGAGGCAACAATGATGATTACTTTGCATATGAGGACGAAACATCAATCCTATTAAAGAAGCGCCCTCTTCTTCTCCAACCTCCCAAACCCcagccgcgccgccgccgaccccCGATCCTCCGCTACTTCTGCCCTAAAAATCTCCGCCTCTACATCATCGACGGCGACTCGGAGAAGGAGTGCAAGCTTCCCGGCGGCGGATTCAAAAACGCCACTTTCGTCGCAAGTTGCAACGGATTAGTCCTTCTATCCTCCACCCACCGCGATCGCATTCAATACGGCGTCTTCAATCCTCTTTCCGACGAAGCAATCACCATAATTCAACCACCTGCAGGCATCCCCACGCCTCAGCCCTGCGCCTTCTTCTTCCACCCTGGCGCGAAGGAGCATCGAATTCTCGCAGTGGGGGGGAAAAGAGATCCGGATCTCGGCTACGAGTACCAGATCTACTCGTTCCAAACCCGAAGATGGAGGCCAATCGCGAATCCCTACTTCCGATTCCGCCCTTGGAAATCCGAATTAGATTCCGTCGACGGCAGCCCCGCGGCGGCCAACGGCGCGCTGCATTGGTACACCGGCGTGATCACGGTGTTCGACGTGATGAGCGAGGAGTTGACGGTGAAGGTTCTCCCCTTCGTGGACTACCTGCTGAAGCTGGTGTACTTCAACGGATACCTGGTGACGAGAGGGGAGGAGGAGGAGCTGTGCTTCTGCGTGGTGGGGCGGCgggaggcggcggtggaggtgTGGGTGTTGGAGGATTACGGGAAGTGGAGGTGGTGCAGGAAGTGGAAGATCGATCTGAGCTGGGATGCGAGCAAGTATCCTGTGATGGAGCCGAGGTGCGTAACGGCTAGTTATCATGTGGTGAGAGTGGTGGGGTTTGAGAAGGATGAGGTGGTGCTGTTTTGGAGGCATAGAGGGCTGTTTGTTTATAATCTCAACTTCCGTAGTGTTGAGAGGGTTTGGATGAAGAAGCAGGAGATGTCTAAGGACTACTGTCGCCAAATTTATTATGATCATTATTGTGGTTTTGCACCTTATAATGTGGCAAGGGATTAA